A genomic stretch from Fodinibius salinus includes:
- a CDS encoding DUF3470 domain-containing protein: MAYVVTEPCINCKYTNCAAVCPVDAFREGPNFLTIDPIECIDCDACVAECPVEAIYPDDEVPLEWEQYIELNERLAEEWQEHIINQTKEDLEDADEWAEVEDKREHLQETW, from the coding sequence ATGGCTTACGTAGTAACTGAACCATGCATCAACTGTAAATATACTAATTGTGCGGCTGTTTGCCCGGTTGATGCATTTCGGGAAGGCCCCAACTTTTTGACTATTGATCCGATTGAATGTATCGACTGTGATGCCTGTGTGGCAGAATGTCCGGTAGAGGCTATTTATCCCGATGATGAAGTGCCTTTGGAGTGGGAGCAGTATATTGAGTTAAACGAGCGGCTGGCCGAAGAATGGCAAGAACATATTATCAACCAAACCAAAGAAGATTTGGAAGATGCTGATGAGTGGGCCGAGGTAGAAGACAAGCGCGAACATCTGCAGGAAACGTGGTAG
- the scpA gene encoding methylmalonyl-CoA mutase, which produces MRPNFSDIEFSSDFNSDTSTNGERWNTAEKIPVKPKFNASDIENMEHLNYAAGIPPYLRGPYSTMYTFRPWTIRQYAGFSTAEESNKFYRKALAQGQKGLSVAFDLATHRGYDSDHPRVSGDVGKAGVAIDSVLDMKVLFDQIPLDQMSVSMTMNGAVIPIMAFYIVTAEEQGVSKEKLAGTIQNDILKEFMVRNTYIYPPRPSMRIIGDIFEYTSQHMPKFNSISVSGYHMQEAGATCDIELAYTLADGLEYLRKGIDAGLDIDDFAPRISFFWAVGMNHFMEIAKMRAARMLWAKLVKRFDPENPKSMSLRTHCQTSGWSLTKQDPYNNVARTTSEAMAAALGHTQSMHTNALDEAIALPSDFTSRIARNTQTYLQEETGITKAVDPWAGSYYVEYLTDRIAHRAWELIEEVEELGGMAKAIETGVPKMRIEEAAAKKQARIDSGKETIVGVNKYQLDKEEPIDILEVDNEKVRKSQIQRLKKLRSERNEDEVQSALDAITKAAASGDGNLLDLAVKAARKRASLGEISDAMEKEFGRYKATVRSVSGVYSSEIDKDENFKKAQQLADDFAELAGRRPRIMVAKMGQDGHDRGAKVISTSFADLGFDVDIGPLFQTPEEAAQQAVENDVHILGVSSLAAGHKTLVPQVLDELERLGRDDIMVIVGGVVPEQDYEFLYDKGVVGIFGPGTVISLAAQQILEILIDSHNH; this is translated from the coding sequence ATGAGACCTAACTTTTCTGATATAGAATTTTCTTCTGATTTCAATTCCGACACGTCAACAAACGGTGAAAGGTGGAATACTGCTGAAAAGATTCCCGTTAAGCCGAAATTTAATGCTTCGGATATTGAAAATATGGAGCATCTCAATTATGCAGCCGGCATCCCGCCTTACCTGCGCGGCCCCTACTCTACCATGTACACCTTTCGTCCCTGGACCATTCGTCAATACGCCGGGTTTTCTACCGCTGAGGAGTCCAACAAATTTTATCGCAAAGCCTTGGCACAGGGACAAAAAGGACTTTCAGTCGCCTTCGACCTGGCCACCCACCGCGGCTATGATTCCGACCATCCGCGTGTTTCCGGTGATGTGGGCAAAGCCGGCGTAGCTATCGATTCTGTCCTGGATATGAAGGTACTCTTCGACCAAATTCCACTGGATCAAATGTCGGTATCGATGACCATGAACGGTGCTGTCATCCCGATCATGGCCTTTTATATTGTAACAGCTGAAGAACAGGGGGTATCCAAAGAAAAGCTGGCAGGTACTATTCAGAACGACATCCTTAAAGAGTTTATGGTGCGCAATACTTATATCTATCCGCCGCGCCCCTCGATGCGTATTATTGGAGATATTTTTGAGTATACTTCTCAGCACATGCCAAAATTCAACTCCATCAGCGTAAGTGGTTATCATATGCAAGAAGCCGGAGCCACCTGCGACATTGAACTAGCCTATACGCTGGCCGACGGACTCGAATATCTCCGCAAAGGCATTGATGCCGGACTCGACATCGACGATTTTGCTCCTCGCATATCGTTCTTCTGGGCTGTTGGAATGAATCATTTTATGGAAATTGCCAAGATGCGCGCCGCTCGCATGCTGTGGGCCAAGCTGGTCAAACGCTTTGATCCCGAAAACCCAAAATCGATGTCTTTGCGTACCCACTGCCAAACATCGGGATGGAGCCTTACTAAGCAAGATCCTTATAACAATGTAGCACGAACTACATCCGAGGCAATGGCTGCGGCGCTGGGGCACACCCAGTCAATGCACACTAATGCACTCGATGAAGCTATTGCCCTGCCTTCTGATTTTACGTCTCGTATTGCTCGTAACACTCAAACATACCTACAGGAAGAAACCGGCATCACCAAAGCCGTAGATCCGTGGGCGGGATCCTATTATGTGGAATATTTGACCGATCGTATCGCGCATCGCGCCTGGGAGCTTATTGAAGAAGTAGAAGAGCTGGGCGGTATGGCCAAAGCTATTGAAACGGGAGTTCCCAAAATGCGCATCGAGGAAGCCGCCGCGAAGAAACAAGCGCGAATTGATTCTGGCAAAGAAACAATTGTGGGAGTTAATAAATATCAGCTTGACAAAGAAGAACCGATTGATATTCTTGAGGTAGATAATGAGAAGGTTCGAAAATCACAGATCCAGCGACTCAAGAAGCTGCGTTCCGAGCGCAATGAAGATGAAGTTCAATCAGCACTCGATGCTATTACCAAAGCAGCGGCATCCGGCGATGGCAACCTGCTGGATTTAGCCGTGAAGGCCGCGCGAAAACGAGCATCACTCGGTGAAATATCCGATGCGATGGAAAAAGAATTTGGACGATATAAAGCAACTGTAAGATCGGTATCAGGCGTGTATTCTTCAGAAATCGATAAAGACGAAAACTTTAAAAAAGCCCAGCAACTGGCTGATGATTTTGCCGAACTCGCTGGGCGACGCCCGCGTATCATGGTGGCTAAAATGGGGCAGGATGGTCACGACCGCGGAGCAAAAGTTATTTCTACCAGCTTTGCTGACCTTGGCTTCGACGTGGATATTGGCCCACTGTTCCAAACACCGGAAGAGGCAGCGCAACAAGCAGTAGAAAATGATGTGCATATTTTAGGTGTTTCGAGCTTGGCAGCCGGGCACAAAACGCTGGTACCCCAAGTACTTGACGAACTCGAAAGACTGGGCCGCGATGACATTATGGTAATTGTGGGTGGTGTCGTTCCGGAGCAGGATTATGAGTTTCTCTATGATAAAGGAGTTGTGGGTATTTTTGGCCCCGGTACGGTAATTTCACTGGCTGCCCAACAGATTCTGGAGATTTTGATTGATAGCCATAATCATTAA
- a CDS encoding DUF4097 family beta strand repeat-containing protein, producing the protein MKTLKLIVTITICLLFSIQLNAQDSEYTLDETYQISSEGTVHLNSNDAEVSIKGTDRSDVHLKVYRKVDVSGLEIKSGGKFNIEVEKRDGDLMIRESDTENRTVVGKVTKEYTITIKVPTTVGVDIKGDDDTYNIASVNGRIAVEADDTEIALKNVGGNDFYFDMDDGSITMDKAEGNLKLSMDDGNFEVDQAAFTKVDAQYDDGSVVLTSRLAQDGKYRFDMDDGDLKFKITGGGGTFDIRHDNPSLDIGNSFENIKIEDDRSQFKLPGGNANIRIITDDGTIDLRTM; encoded by the coding sequence ATGAAAACGTTAAAACTGATAGTAACAATCACGATTTGTTTATTGTTCTCCATTCAACTTAATGCGCAAGATAGTGAATATACGCTTGATGAGACCTATCAAATATCGAGTGAGGGAACTGTTCATCTAAACAGCAACGATGCCGAGGTATCTATTAAGGGTACTGATCGTTCGGATGTGCATCTCAAGGTATATCGAAAAGTGGATGTGAGCGGACTGGAGATAAAGTCTGGAGGTAAGTTTAATATCGAAGTCGAAAAGCGCGACGGCGATTTGATGATTCGCGAATCGGATACCGAGAATCGCACCGTCGTAGGTAAGGTAACTAAGGAATACACCATCACCATAAAAGTTCCGACTACTGTGGGAGTTGACATTAAGGGTGATGACGATACGTACAATATTGCCAGTGTCAATGGTCGTATAGCTGTTGAAGCTGATGATACGGAAATTGCTCTCAAAAATGTAGGTGGCAACGACTTTTATTTTGATATGGATGATGGCTCTATTACAATGGATAAGGCCGAGGGTAATCTAAAGCTTTCGATGGATGACGGAAATTTTGAAGTGGATCAGGCAGCGTTTACTAAAGTTGATGCCCAATATGATGATGGCAGTGTGGTGCTAACATCACGACTTGCACAAGACGGTAAGTACCGATTTGATATGGATGACGGTGACTTGAAGTTTAAGATCACCGGAGGGGGAGGTACGTTTGATATTCGTCATGATAATCCCAGTCTCGACATTGGCAACAGCTTTGAAAATATCAAAATTGAAGATGACAGATCGCAGTTTAAATTACCTGGCGGCAATGCCAATATTAGGATTATCACCGATGATGGGACAATTGATTTACGCACTATGTAA
- the cdaA gene encoding diadenylate cyclase CdaA yields MIPIGFLEFGIKDFIEVLIITMVLFYLYRWIRGTFAIQAALGLVFIIIINAAVSALGLTTINFILRGILDVGVLAVFIIFQPEIRKLLYSLGQNTNLDRFFVRSNSDTIIDDVVDAVRSMSHSKTGALIVFARSSSLQDLVDVGVKLDAKVNSKLLQTIFNKHTPLHDGAVVIRNNRMVAASCYLPISQNQNISAVFGTRHRAAVGITETNNVFVIVVSEETGRISIARNGALTSGLTIQKLRSEMKKALGEQDIEDEEVAFSSSQSELNLS; encoded by the coding sequence TTGATACCCATTGGCTTCCTTGAGTTCGGTATTAAGGATTTCATTGAAGTCCTTATCATTACCATGGTACTTTTTTACTTGTACCGATGGATCCGGGGAACCTTTGCCATCCAGGCCGCACTGGGATTGGTATTTATCATTATTATCAATGCTGCTGTAAGTGCACTTGGGCTTACGACCATCAACTTTATTTTGCGCGGTATTTTAGACGTGGGGGTGCTGGCCGTGTTCATTATTTTTCAGCCGGAGATCCGAAAGCTGCTCTACAGTCTGGGACAAAATACCAACCTGGATCGCTTTTTTGTGCGGTCTAATTCAGATACCATTATTGATGATGTAGTAGATGCTGTTCGGAGTATGTCACACTCAAAAACTGGGGCACTCATTGTTTTTGCACGTTCTTCTTCACTGCAAGACTTAGTTGATGTAGGAGTAAAGTTGGATGCTAAAGTAAACAGTAAGTTGTTGCAGACGATTTTTAATAAACATACGCCACTGCATGATGGGGCAGTGGTCATCCGTAATAATCGCATGGTAGCAGCCAGCTGCTATTTGCCTATTTCTCAGAATCAAAATATATCAGCTGTATTTGGCACGCGTCATCGCGCAGCTGTGGGCATTACCGAGACGAATAATGTATTTGTAATTGTTGTCTCCGAAGAAACCGGGCGCATATCTATTGCTCGCAATGGAGCGTTAACCAGCGGACTTACTATCCAGAAATTACGCAGCGAGATGAAAAAGGCACTTGGGGAACAGGATATTGAAGATGAAGAAGTCGCTTTTTCGTCTTCACAATCGGAGTTAAACCTCAGCTGA
- a CDS encoding methylmalonyl-CoA mutase family protein gives MSDSETTNKSLFEDFPPTSTEEWEHVIKQDLNGADYKQELRWDTGEGLSPLPFYRREDLDKIPRHSAIPKEYAGENPNDWEIREPIFANTIEEANSSAKHALSRGANALQFYLTLQRTEGALGGDLKGIPIQNQEDFSNLVADISLEDTAFHFDAGLASPALLGMLWNTTQQQNLNPQKVRATFSYDPFVYLLEHGHLPKDKQQLRHDICQLTEFTNDNLPAARPLSIDARFYHNTGSTLVQELGYALAAAAEYLSILTENKFNINEVTDRLHFSFSVGSNYFLEIAKFRAARLLWKNLIEAFGADSEHNEAYLHGQSSRWNKTLYDPYTNMLRTSTEGMSAAIAGCDSMTIMPFDEHFRQPNEFSQRIARNQQLILSEESYLNKVADPAAGSYYIEKLTDQIGKAAWQVFQQVEVEGGLLQAIENGTVQSAIQKSQQKRDQAIASRERTFVGTNQYSNDEDTMADQMDSPYKIVSLNTSEKEFKIDINNFPENLASAFAKGATLGDVASQLVDVGKTLYRTVQPYRGTQAFEELRLATEHHDSTPLVLNLPLGNKKWRKGRSAFSANFFGCAGYDIEDPIGFADADAALEAVEQQQPDIVVICSSDKEYPKLVPTICDGLKELDNQPIAVLAGNPKKDTDTFKKAGIDEFIYSGCNVLETLKKFQQKLKIIE, from the coding sequence ATGAGTGATTCTGAAACTACGAACAAATCTCTTTTTGAGGATTTCCCTCCCACCTCTACGGAAGAATGGGAACATGTTATTAAACAAGATTTAAATGGTGCGGACTATAAACAAGAGCTCCGCTGGGATACCGGTGAAGGACTAAGCCCACTCCCCTTTTACAGGCGCGAAGATCTTGATAAGATTCCACGACATTCAGCTATTCCCAAAGAATACGCTGGTGAGAACCCCAACGATTGGGAAATCCGCGAACCCATTTTTGCAAATACTATTGAAGAAGCTAATAGCTCTGCCAAACATGCGCTGAGTCGCGGTGCTAATGCATTACAATTTTACCTAACCCTGCAACGTACCGAAGGAGCACTTGGCGGAGACCTGAAGGGGATTCCTATTCAGAACCAAGAAGACTTTTCAAATTTAGTAGCCGATATTTCGCTCGAAGACACCGCCTTTCATTTTGATGCGGGCTTAGCTTCTCCGGCACTATTGGGCATGCTTTGGAATACAACCCAGCAGCAGAACTTGAATCCCCAAAAAGTTCGGGCCACCTTTTCTTATGATCCGTTCGTATACCTGCTGGAGCACGGCCATCTTCCCAAAGACAAACAACAACTTCGCCATGATATTTGTCAGCTTACTGAATTTACGAACGACAATCTTCCAGCTGCTCGTCCCCTGAGTATTGATGCGCGCTTTTATCATAATACTGGTTCAACGCTCGTTCAAGAACTTGGCTACGCACTGGCTGCGGCAGCAGAATACTTATCCATACTGACAGAAAACAAATTTAACATTAATGAGGTCACTGATCGTCTGCATTTCAGCTTCTCGGTAGGATCCAACTATTTTCTTGAAATCGCCAAATTTCGTGCGGCTCGTTTGCTTTGGAAAAACCTGATCGAGGCATTCGGTGCTGATTCCGAGCATAATGAGGCTTATCTGCACGGACAATCATCCCGGTGGAATAAGACACTCTACGATCCCTATACTAATATGCTGCGGACATCTACAGAAGGCATGTCCGCAGCTATTGCAGGGTGCGATTCAATGACCATCATGCCGTTTGACGAACACTTCCGTCAGCCTAATGAGTTTTCACAGCGCATTGCCCGTAACCAACAGCTCATTCTAAGCGAGGAGTCCTATCTTAATAAAGTAGCTGATCCGGCTGCGGGATCTTACTACATCGAAAAACTCACCGATCAAATTGGGAAAGCTGCGTGGCAGGTATTCCAGCAAGTAGAAGTCGAGGGGGGACTGCTCCAGGCTATCGAAAATGGTACCGTACAGTCGGCCATCCAAAAGTCGCAACAAAAACGAGATCAAGCCATTGCTTCACGGGAACGTACTTTTGTAGGTACTAACCAGTATTCAAATGACGAAGACACAATGGCTGATCAAATGGATTCGCCGTACAAGATTGTTTCCCTGAATACATCAGAGAAGGAATTCAAAATTGATATCAATAATTTCCCCGAGAACTTAGCCTCAGCCTTTGCTAAGGGAGCAACGCTGGGCGATGTTGCATCGCAGCTTGTTGATGTTGGAAAAACATTATACAGAACGGTACAACCGTACCGAGGGACACAGGCTTTTGAGGAACTGCGACTGGCAACAGAACATCACGATTCAACCCCACTTGTACTTAATCTTCCGCTGGGTAATAAAAAGTGGCGTAAAGGGCGATCTGCCTTTAGTGCTAACTTCTTTGGTTGTGCAGGATATGACATCGAAGATCCTATTGGCTTTGCGGATGCAGATGCTGCCCTTGAAGCAGTGGAACAGCAACAACCTGATATTGTTGTCATCTGCAGTTCCGATAAGGAGTATCCAAAGCTGGTTCCCACTATCTGCGATGGACTTAAAGAACTGGATAATCAGCCGATTGCAGTACTGGCGGGAAATCCCAAGAAGGATACTGACACCTTCAAAAAAGCCGGCATTGATGAGTTTATTTATTCCGGCTGCAATGTGCTCGAAACCCTCAAAAAATTTCAACAGAAGCTAAAAATCATAGAATAG
- the folP gene encoding dihydropteroate synthase, with amino-acid sequence MSNIAVPSPINIRNKTLDLSSPKIMGILNATPDSFSDGGEFNQVDDAVEHIGEMLKQGASIIDVGGESTRPGSEPVAESEELDRVKPILEQAIPKFSDTFFSIDTTKYQVAKEALKLGAHFVNDVSGLQKEPRLADLCVEYGAGFIMMHSQGDPKTMQDDPSYSDVVKEVYQFFEEQINKAEEKGLQNIIIDPGIGFGKTMHHNLKLLANLNTFRQLGYPVMVGASRKSMIGKILDGRPTDGRITGTVAVHYDAMMRGANIIRVHDVQEAHDSLQVFNAISAVK; translated from the coding sequence ATGAGCAATATCGCTGTGCCTAGTCCGATTAATATAAGGAATAAGACACTTGACCTATCTTCTCCAAAAATTATGGGCATTCTGAATGCTACGCCTGATTCCTTTTCTGACGGTGGAGAGTTTAATCAGGTAGATGATGCTGTAGAGCACATTGGAGAAATGCTTAAGCAGGGAGCGTCAATTATTGATGTAGGGGGAGAGTCAACGCGCCCCGGTTCTGAGCCGGTAGCTGAATCAGAAGAACTTGACCGAGTAAAGCCCATCCTCGAACAAGCTATTCCAAAATTTTCAGATACTTTTTTTTCGATTGATACCACAAAATACCAAGTGGCTAAGGAGGCACTGAAGCTTGGCGCACATTTTGTAAATGATGTAAGCGGATTACAGAAAGAACCACGCCTGGCCGATCTTTGTGTGGAATACGGGGCGGGTTTTATCATGATGCATTCGCAGGGAGATCCCAAAACTATGCAGGATGATCCCAGCTATAGCGATGTAGTTAAAGAAGTATATCAATTTTTTGAAGAACAGATTAACAAAGCCGAAGAAAAGGGATTGCAGAATATCATTATCGATCCCGGCATTGGGTTTGGGAAAACAATGCATCATAATCTAAAGCTGTTGGCTAACCTCAATACATTCCGGCAGCTTGGATATCCTGTCATGGTAGGGGCTTCCCGTAAGTCTATGATTGGTAAAATATTAGATGGCAGGCCGACAGATGGTCGGATCACAGGTACCGTAGCTGTTCATTATGATGCCATGATGAGAGGAGCTAATATTATCCGCGTGCATGACGTACAAGAAGCCCATGATTCGTTGCAGGTATTTAATGCTATTTCTGCGGTAAAATAA
- a CDS encoding ectonucleotide pyrophosphatase/phosphodiesterase, protein MSRNIYLFLAVMLMVSVGCSQSKQQSHSQKTLLISFDGFRYDYLQKVNTPNFDSLTNNGVQAEGLIPIFPSKTFPSHYSIVTGLYPENTGLVGNTMYDPKWEEWYRIRDREAVENGKWYGGEPIWNTLEKQGITTGTMFWVGSEADIQGTHPTYWKTYNGNMPNRARIDTVIKWMTKPDSQAVNFSTLYFSHVDSKGHRYGTESDSLENAIRKSDQLISYLKQQMRKQELWQNTNVILVSDHGMINQSADKTIRLDNIINMNNTERVNWGPVTMIWPKQGQKQKLYQSLKSAEHNYRVYKKENLPERYHLKNHRRVSDIVMVADLGYTILDEQYEQDFLQSLPRATHGYDNKQKSMQGIFIARGPAFKKSADVDAFQSIHIYELLNHVMNINPAPNDGSLDSVKVLLK, encoded by the coding sequence ATGAGTAGAAATATATATTTGTTTTTAGCGGTAATGTTGATGGTTAGTGTTGGATGCTCGCAATCCAAACAGCAATCCCATTCCCAAAAAACACTGTTAATTTCCTTCGATGGCTTTAGGTATGATTATTTGCAAAAGGTTAATACCCCTAATTTTGATAGCCTAACAAATAATGGTGTACAGGCAGAGGGACTCATTCCGATATTTCCGAGCAAAACATTCCCCAGCCATTATTCTATTGTTACCGGTTTATACCCTGAAAATACCGGGCTGGTTGGGAATACTATGTACGATCCCAAATGGGAAGAATGGTACCGAATTCGTGACCGGGAGGCCGTAGAGAATGGCAAATGGTATGGTGGAGAACCGATCTGGAATACTCTCGAAAAGCAAGGTATTACAACCGGAACTATGTTTTGGGTAGGTTCCGAAGCGGATATACAGGGTACGCATCCAACATATTGGAAAACCTACAACGGGAACATGCCAAACCGAGCCCGTATTGATACCGTTATTAAATGGATGACGAAACCCGACAGCCAAGCCGTGAATTTTAGCACGCTCTATTTTAGTCATGTAGATTCCAAAGGACACCGCTACGGTACGGAATCCGACTCATTAGAAAATGCTATACGAAAATCCGATCAGCTGATAAGTTATTTGAAGCAGCAGATGAGAAAGCAGGAGCTCTGGCAAAATACGAATGTTATACTCGTTTCTGATCATGGGATGATCAATCAGTCGGCAGATAAGACCATTCGATTGGATAACATTATCAATATGAATAATACCGAGCGCGTGAACTGGGGGCCTGTGACCATGATTTGGCCCAAGCAGGGGCAAAAGCAAAAGCTGTACCAGTCGTTAAAATCCGCCGAACATAACTACCGGGTATATAAAAAAGAAAACCTGCCCGAACGATATCATCTAAAAAATCACCGGCGCGTGTCTGATATTGTGATGGTGGCCGATCTGGGCTATACCATTCTGGATGAGCAATATGAGCAGGATTTTTTGCAGTCTCTACCCCGGGCTACGCACGGTTATGATAATAAGCAAAAATCCATGCAGGGCATTTTTATAGCACGCGGTCCTGCTTTCAAAAAGAGCGCAGATGTTGATGCTTTTCAAAGTATCCATATATATGAGCTGCTCAATCATGTAATGAATATCAATCCAGCGCCTAATGATGGTTCGCTGGATAGTGTGAAGGTATTGCTCAAATAA
- the meaB gene encoding methylmalonyl Co-A mutase-associated GTPase MeaB: MTKPSDSNNDSSLSVTDGVNQQSAINPQITNRSNNERKTLSVDEYVQGIKTGDRTILSRAITLIESTKPSDRELAQDIIEQCLPDTGNSIRIGITGVPGVGKSTFIESLGNHIIEEGKKLAVLAIDPSSTRTKGSILGDKTRMEKLATNDNAFIRPSPTGGSLGGVARKTRETIYLCEAAGYNTIFIETVGVGQSETTVHSMVDFFLLLMLAGAGDELQGIKRGIMEMADTIAINKIDEATEKAVTQAVREYKNALHLYPEMKSGWEPKVTTCSAITEEGIEDIWNTIQEYISLTKENGYFQNNRNRQAKHWMYDTISNQLRERFYDNPAVKEQQEHIEQQVLDGKLSSFKAAQKLLESYFNSF, translated from the coding sequence ATGACAAAACCGTCTGACTCAAATAACGACTCTTCACTTTCTGTAACTGATGGTGTTAATCAGCAATCGGCTATCAATCCCCAGATAACCAATCGTTCTAACAATGAACGTAAGACATTATCTGTGGATGAATATGTACAGGGAATTAAAACGGGTGATCGTACTATCTTAAGCCGTGCTATTACACTTATCGAAAGTACAAAACCTTCGGATCGTGAGTTGGCACAGGATATTATTGAGCAATGCCTGCCCGATACCGGTAATTCCATTCGCATCGGCATTACAGGTGTACCCGGCGTGGGTAAAAGTACGTTTATCGAATCGCTGGGCAATCACATTATTGAAGAGGGTAAAAAACTGGCAGTTCTAGCTATCGATCCCAGCAGCACCCGGACTAAGGGTAGTATTCTGGGGGACAAAACACGCATGGAAAAACTAGCTACCAACGATAACGCTTTTATTCGCCCATCGCCTACCGGAGGATCGCTGGGCGGCGTGGCACGCAAAACACGCGAAACGATCTATCTCTGTGAAGCTGCAGGTTATAACACAATCTTTATCGAAACGGTGGGCGTAGGTCAATCCGAAACCACCGTTCATTCTATGGTGGATTTCTTTCTGCTGCTGATGCTGGCCGGTGCCGGTGATGAATTACAGGGTATCAAGCGCGGCATCATGGAGATGGCTGATACTATTGCTATAAACAAAATTGATGAAGCTACGGAAAAAGCAGTAACACAAGCAGTCCGGGAATATAAAAATGCCCTGCATCTGTATCCCGAAATGAAATCGGGATGGGAACCTAAAGTAACGACCTGCTCGGCAATTACCGAAGAAGGTATTGAAGATATTTGGAATACGATTCAGGAATACATCAGCCTGACAAAAGAAAACGGCTATTTCCAAAATAACCGTAATCGACAGGCCAAGCATTGGATGTATGATACGATTAGCAATCAACTCAGAGAGCGATTTTATGACAACCCTGCCGTAAAAGAACAGCAGGAACACATAGAGCAACAGGTGCTTGATGGCAAATTAAGTTCATTTAAAGCGGCGCAGAAATTGCTGGAATCATATTTCAATTCCTTCTAA
- a CDS encoding acyl-CoA dehydrogenase, whose protein sequence is MEQVDQQMPALTELTEDEKMLQDAASDFADNVIKPKVHEMDEQAKLDPDLVQQFFDMGLMGIEVPEEYDGGGGSFFMSILAIEQISRVDASTGVFMDVQNTLVNNAFLNWGSDDIKERYLPQLATEKVGAYCLSEAGSGSDAFALKARADEKDDHFVLNGSKMWITNAKEADIFLVFATVDPDAGYKGITAFIVEKDFEGFSVSKKENKLGIRASSTCEILLEDCKVPKENVLGEVGKGYKVAIETLNEGRIGIGAQMIGIAQGALDAAVDYTKEREQFGQSVSDFQGVQFQLAKMATDIETARLLVYNAARMKENGDKFLKEAAMAKYHSSEVAERVSSQAVDLFGGYGYVKEYPVEKFYRDAKIGKIYEGTSNMQLNTISKLLLK, encoded by the coding sequence ATGGAACAGGTAGACCAACAGATGCCCGCACTGACAGAACTGACAGAAGATGAAAAAATGCTTCAGGATGCTGCAAGTGACTTTGCAGACAATGTAATTAAACCTAAAGTACATGAAATGGATGAGCAGGCCAAGCTCGATCCAGACCTGGTGCAGCAGTTTTTTGATATGGGGCTGATGGGGATTGAGGTACCTGAAGAGTACGACGGAGGAGGAGGTTCCTTTTTTATGTCAATTCTGGCTATTGAGCAGATTTCGCGCGTGGATGCCTCCACCGGCGTCTTCATGGATGTGCAAAATACGCTGGTCAATAATGCCTTTTTGAATTGGGGCAGTGACGATATTAAAGAGCGGTATCTGCCGCAGTTGGCGACTGAAAAAGTAGGGGCTTATTGTTTGTCGGAAGCCGGTTCAGGCAGTGACGCATTCGCGCTTAAGGCCCGAGCTGATGAAAAGGATGATCACTTCGTATTGAATGGGTCCAAAATGTGGATCACTAATGCCAAAGAGGCCGATATCTTTTTAGTATTCGCAACGGTTGACCCCGATGCAGGATACAAAGGTATAACGGCTTTTATTGTCGAAAAAGATTTTGAAGGGTTTTCGGTATCCAAGAAAGAAAATAAGCTGGGTATTCGCGCCAGCTCTACCTGCGAAATTTTGCTGGAAGATTGCAAAGTGCCCAAAGAAAATGTGCTGGGTGAAGTAGGTAAAGGCTACAAAGTAGCTATTGAAACCCTTAACGAGGGACGTATTGGCATCGGTGCGCAGATGATTGGTATAGCACAAGGTGCCTTGGATGCGGCTGTTGATTATACCAAAGAACGTGAGCAGTTTGGGCAATCTGTTTCCGATTTCCAAGGCGTACAGTTTCAGCTGGCAAAGATGGCTACTGATATTGAAACGGCGCGGTTACTGGTTTATAATGCTGCGCGGATGAAAGAAAACGGTGATAAATTTTTGAAAGAAGCCGCCATGGCAAAGTATCATTCCTCTGAGGTGGCCGAGCGCGTTAGTTCACAAGCGGTAGATTTGTTTGGTGGTTATGGATACGTTAAAGAATATCCCGTTGAAAAGTTTTATCGTGATGCCAAAATCGGAAAAATTTACGAGGGTACATCTAATATGCAGCTTAATACTATCTCAAAGCTGCTGCTGAAGTAG